A single genomic interval of Actinomycetota bacterium harbors:
- a CDS encoding ribbon-helix-helix protein, CopG family, with product MIRTQIQLEESQAAALRRLAAEQGVSMAELIRRAIDESLLQRGEGDARYRRALSALGKGRSGLSDVSRKHDEYFVETLLDE from the coding sequence ATGATCAGGACGCAGATCCAGCTCGAGGAGTCGCAAGCCGCGGCCCTACGGAGGCTCGCAGCGGAGCAAGGCGTCTCGATGGCCGAATTGATCCGTCGCGCGATCGACGAGTCGCTCCTGCAGCGTGGTGAGGGAGATGCACGCTACCGGCGCGCGCTTTCCGCCTTAGGCAAGGGTCGCTCAGGACTGAGCGACGTTAGCCGGAAGCACGACGAGTACTTCGTCGAGACCCTGCTCGACGAGTGA
- a CDS encoding PIN domain-containing protein, with amino-acid sequence MIFIDTSALFALLDRDDEAHARARAFFEGSPRSLITHNYAVAETVALVHRRLGPVPARSFLEDLLPSIAIRWVDQEIHRAAVSAFLAAVRRRASLVDWVSFEIMRREGIDHAFTFDRDFAAQGFTLVP; translated from the coding sequence GTGATCTTCATCGACACGTCCGCCCTCTTCGCCCTGCTCGATCGGGACGATGAGGCGCACGCGCGAGCACGAGCGTTCTTCGAAGGATCCCCTCGGTCCCTTATCACCCACAACTACGCCGTCGCGGAGACCGTGGCCCTCGTCCATCGCCGTCTGGGTCCGGTCCCGGCACGATCGTTCTTGGAGGATCTCCTGCCGTCGATCGCCATCCGGTGGGTGGACCAGGAGATCCACCGCGCGGCCGTCTCGGCTTTCCTCGCAGCGGTCCGGCGACGAGCCTCCCTCGTGGACTGGGTCAGCTTCGAGATCATGCGCCGCGAGGGGATCGATCACGCATTCACGTTCGACCGGGATTTCGCCGCACAGGGCTTCACGCTCGTCCCCTGA